A genomic window from Chlorobium phaeobacteroides DSM 266 includes:
- the nusG gene encoding transcription termination/antitermination protein NusG yields MNTRKKAVEEQGVPGPRWYALRIYSGHERKVKEGIEAEVARCGLADKILQIYVPYERFVEVKNGKKRSLTKNAFPGYVLIEAVLDKQTRNVILDMPSVMGFLGVDDVPTPLRPEEVEKILVTENTVEHRAVIEAPFRIGDSVKVIDGPFSSLTGVVHEVCTERMKVKVMISFFGRSTPTELDFSQVKSVSQ; encoded by the coding sequence ATGAATACAAGAAAAAAAGCAGTTGAAGAGCAGGGTGTGCCCGGTCCCCGCTGGTATGCGCTGAGGATTTATTCGGGTCACGAACGGAAGGTCAAGGAGGGTATCGAGGCTGAGGTTGCCCGGTGTGGTCTTGCTGACAAGATTCTTCAGATCTATGTGCCTTATGAGCGTTTCGTTGAGGTTAAGAACGGCAAAAAAAGAAGTTTGACGAAAAACGCGTTTCCCGGCTACGTTTTAATAGAGGCTGTACTTGACAAGCAGACAAGAAACGTGATTCTTGATATGCCGTCAGTTATGGGTTTTCTTGGAGTTGATGATGTCCCTACCCCTTTGCGTCCTGAAGAGGTGGAGAAAATTCTTGTTACTGAAAATACCGTTGAGCATCGTGCGGTTATCGAGGCTCCGTTCAGGATAGGCGATTCAGTGAAGGTTATTGATGGCCCATTCAGTTCGTTGACTGGTGTTGTGCATGAGGTTTGTACCGAAAGAATGAAGGTTAAGGTGATGATCAGTTTCTTTGGACGCAGCACGCCGACAGAGTTGGATTTTTCACAGGTTAAATCAGTTTCCCAATAA
- the secE gene encoding preprotein translocase subunit SecE, which translates to MNKYVGKVGQYYRDVVSEMRKVVWPGKDELKDLTIVVLTVSGILALFTFLVDWVINAVMGLLL; encoded by the coding sequence ATGAATAAGTATGTCGGTAAAGTTGGTCAGTATTATCGTGATGTGGTCAGCGAGATGCGTAAGGTCGTCTGGCCGGGAAAGGATGAACTCAAGGATTTAACGATTGTTGTTCTGACGGTTTCCGGTATTCTTGCCTTGTTCACCTTTCTTGTCGACTGGGTTATTAATGCTGTTATGGGGCTTTTATTGTAA